The DNA window ATTTCAGTGATGAACAAGTAATGAAATAGGGAGTGAGTTATTTGCTGTTAGACCTAAAAATAATGATAAATTTCTTGGCTTAGCATTATTTGAATATATTCTTGAATAAAAATATTCAAGATATTTATTATAATCTACTTATCATTATATTAAATTAGTAATTTATAAGTTATATAAATTTATTTTTAAATTTCAGATTAAGACTTACTTAAATAAAATTATATTAATAATATACTTCTGTTGAAGCTACATTAACTACAGTTTCTTGTGGAGAAACATTTACAAGAGATGATTTAAATAAATTATTAATGGAAGCTAGTAAAATAGATAGAAAAAAATATACAAAAGAGTCTTATTCAAATATGCGATTAGCTTTTTTAGAAGCTACAAGCGCATGAATTACGAATAAAAATATAAGCTCAAATTACATTAAATTAAAAAAGCTATTGATGACTTAGTTCTACTTGAAACAAAATAGCAAATTTGATTTAAATAAATTTCAAATAATAATATAAATTGTGAATTTTAAAATTCATTTTATACTTAATTAAGTTAAATAGAATACTAGTATAACTTGTATTCTATTTTTTTTGTTTGATCATTTATTTAAAAAACTAACTATTTTATTTTTTACTCAATTTAATTATTTTAGTAACAGTTACATGAATAGGTATGATCAATTTCCTTAACTTTCAATCAGAACGTCATATTTATTGTAATTTATTTTAAATTTTGACTTTAAAGAAAGAAATTTTGAAAGGAATCAATAAACAAAAAAAGAATGAAAAATAATATTTTTAAATAATTCTATTAATATTGTATGAAAAAATATTTAAAAGTTTTATAATTATTATATGAATAAAAATTGAAAAGAGTTTAATTTTGAAGTTAATTTAAATAAATTGGCTGAAATTCTAGAAATAATTAAAAGTGGAAAAAATATACTTGTGGATTTTGAATCTTTTAATTTAAGTCCTGAAATTAAAAACATTCCCTTAGTATTTGGATACTCTCAATTGGAATTTAATAAAAATAAATCATTTTTTTTTATGAAAGAGTATAAAAGCATTTTTATACCATATAAAATAAAAAATCCAGAAAATTTTTGAAAGTATGAACTAAGGAAATGATTTAAAAAATATAAAGAAAAAAATTTTATTTTTTTAGGTTCTAAACTTGAATTAGAAATATTTAATAACTTTATTGGAATTAAAAACAATAATTTTAACCATCTAGATTTATATGATTTATTAAACGAACCAGTATTTACTTGAATAAAGCCTAAGACAGAACTTCTTAAAACAAAATTTGTAAACTTTATCATGGAGGATTATAAAACAGTAATTGATGCAAGGAAAATAAATGAGTTTTTTTCATACTATTTAAATGATAAAGAATGAAAAAATAGAAAAAGATATATTATTGAAGTTAAAGAAAAAAATGAAAAAGACTTGCAGACAATGATTGAAATTTTGAATTGACTTAATAAATTAATTATATAATGTGAATAGTTGATAAGAGACCTATCAAGGAACTAACAAGTTTCTTGATTCTTTTATTTTGTTATAAATTTATATTAAAAGTATTTTGTAAAAATGAGTCAAGAGTTATGCTTCAAACAAATTAGATTTTAATTAAAATATTTTGCTTGTAAAATTGCAAAAAAATATTTTAATTAAATCTAAAAAAACAATTTAAAACTGAATTTAAAATAAGTGCAGACAAAATAGGGTGGTTGGATCATTAGTGAAAGATTATAGAAAAGGAATTGTTAAAAATATTTATGTAAATATAATGTTTTAAGAGCAAGATATTAAAATAAATATAGTAAATAAGTTAGAAAAATGTGAATTAATTAATAAATGTATCAGAGAATGGTACAAAATTAAAAATATAATGGAAGAACCTAATAAATATAGAAATTTTACTGATTCTTTGAGAAATATTTTATTCATTAATTTCACTATTTCAAATACAAATAAAAATTTAATATTTGAAATGATAGTTTAGATGAATTAAAATTTAAAATCTAAAAATAATAAGCTTAAAGAAATTTTGGTAAATATTATTTTATTTTTATAATCATATTACTATTTATTAGACATTCAATGGGTAAAATATACAGATATGATATAACTCTATATACTATTAGATTTCCTGGATTGCACCACATTTTATTTAATTTTTATTTAAATAAAAATTAAAAACTTAAATTAAAAATGTATAATTAAATAAAAGGGGAAAATATATGAGAAAATTATTAGCAATATTAGGGTCAATAGGACTATTAGCATCAACAAGTGTAACAGTTGCAGCTTGTAATCCGAAACAAGAAAAGTTCATAATACCAGCTTTTCCAGAAACTGTTGAAGAGGCACAAAAAATTATATCAGATCTATCTAAACCATATGCACTTACTGAGTTAGAGATTACTAAATTAGAAGAAGAAGAGGAAGAAGAATTTGATAACTTAACTGAAATTTTAAACTTAACTATTAAAAATAAATTTAATGAGTATGAGGCAATTCTATTTGCTTCAATTTTTAAAATTGCAGAATTAGAAGGTATGGAATCAAAAATTAAAATATGAGAATTTGATGAAGATAATATGATTGTTGAAGAAATTGAAACATCAATAAATGAATATTCAACAGAACCTGAAGATGTCTTTTTTTACTATCTAGAAGATAATATTAATTCAAGTAGCACCTTTCCAAATGAAGTTATTGGTGGAGAAGAGATGGTGAATAATTTGAAAGATATTCGTAAATGGTGATTAGATGGCAAAAAAATGGAAGCATTCAGCGATCAGTTTAGTTCTTTTAAAGTTGTTTTAAAAGAAGAAAAACAGGAAGAAGAAGCTCTTGAAAAGGTTA is part of the Spiroplasma cantharicola genome and encodes:
- a CDS encoding lipoprotein translates to MRKLLAILGSIGLLASTSVTVAACNPKQEKFIIPAFPETVEEAQKIISDLSKPYALTELEITKLEEEEEEEFDNLTEILNLTIKNKFNEYEAILFASIFKIAELEGMESKIKIWEFDEDNMIVEEIETSINEYSTEPEDVFFYYLEDNINSSSTFPNEVIGGEEMVNNLKDIRKWWLDGKKMEAFSDQFSSFKVVLKEEKQEEEALEKVIELRKNEDITIENIKFYAWSNNGTEKINWFIVGPKSNNKVLGLALFEFTTE